A genomic region of Nitrososphaerota archaeon contains the following coding sequences:
- a CDS encoding aldehyde dehydrogenase family protein, translating into MTKENLDLKLSNFFDGIWCQDTEGIPCFRMYVGGSWVESSSRELFAVDTPINGKSIAKVPAATNEDVKRAVDSAYSNKERIREIPGIDRIQIFRRAEQILWEHKDEFVRMLMLEAGKTQSDAKGEVKATLERLHLTLEEARKIYGEYIPGDWSEGTSGKFALVIREPIGVVGAITPFLTILSIPLQPR; encoded by the coding sequence ATGACCAAAGAAAACCTTGATTTAAAGCTTTCAAACTTTTTCGATGGGATCTGGTGTCAAGACACGGAGGGTATACCTTGCTTCAGAATGTACGTTGGGGGCTCGTGGGTTGAGTCAAGTTCAAGAGAACTCTTCGCTGTGGATACGCCTATAAACGGCAAGAGCATCGCTAAGGTTCCTGCTGCAACCAATGAGGACGTAAAAAGAGCGGTCGACTCGGCGTATTCAAATAAAGAGAGGATTAGAGAGATACCGGGGATAGATCGCATACAAATATTCAGAAGGGCTGAGCAGATTCTGTGGGAGCACAAAGATGAGTTTGTAAGAATGCTTATGCTGGAGGCTGGAAAGACGCAGAGTGACGCTAAAGGTGAGGTCAAAGCTACGCTAGAGAGGCTACATTTGACACTTGAGGAGGCAAGGAAGATTTATGGCGAATATATACCTGGAGACTGGTCTGAGGGCACCTCAGGCAAATTTGCTTTGGTTATAAGGGAGCCTATAGGTGTTGTCGGAGCTATCACACCATTTTTAACTATCCTCTCTATACCGCTTCAGCCAAGATAA
- a CDS encoding aldehyde dehydrogenase, which produces MCFGYKGAYRCCRSYHTIFNYPLYTASAKIIPALLSGNAVVVKGSSEDPISLLLFTKVLEEAGLPKGVLNTITGVGAVGEYLVKDERVGMISFTGSTAVGKRIASLAQLKHLHLELGGKGLAIVLDDADLKHAAKCCVEGALKNSGQRCDAISVIAVQKDVHSEFVKLVLDEVKYWVVGDPRIPETRIGPLINRSAVERVHSLVEDAVKKGAKILAGGGFNGCFYQPTVLDDVPLDAKIVWEETFGPVVTIIEVVNEDEALTLASKSRYGLDACVFTKNFYRMWKVAKGLEVGEVTINDLPRHGVGYFPFGGWKESGIGREGIGYSIDEMTKLKTVVFNLEPAGLGKLKHLHPPQQ; this is translated from the coding sequence ATTTGCTTTGGTTATAAGGGAGCCTATAGGTGTTGTCGGAGCTATCACACCATTTTTAACTATCCTCTCTATACCGCTTCAGCCAAGATAATACCAGCCTTACTTTCAGGCAACGCCGTGGTAGTTAAGGGCTCGAGTGAAGACCCTATTTCGCTCCTTCTGTTCACAAAAGTGCTTGAGGAAGCGGGTTTACCTAAAGGTGTTTTGAACACGATAACTGGGGTAGGGGCTGTAGGCGAATACTTAGTCAAAGACGAGCGGGTTGGAATGATATCTTTTACAGGAAGTACAGCTGTGGGGAAGAGGATAGCCAGCCTCGCACAGTTAAAGCATCTACACCTCGAGCTCGGTGGAAAAGGTTTAGCTATAGTGTTAGATGACGCAGACCTAAAACATGCGGCAAAATGCTGCGTTGAAGGCGCATTGAAGAACTCTGGACAGAGATGTGACGCGATCAGCGTAATTGCCGTTCAGAAGGATGTTCATTCTGAGTTCGTCAAGCTTGTGTTAGATGAAGTGAAATATTGGGTGGTAGGAGATCCTAGGATTCCAGAGACTCGTATAGGTCCTTTGATTAACCGCAGCGCTGTTGAGAGGGTGCATTCTCTAGTTGAGGATGCTGTGAAGAAGGGGGCGAAGATATTGGCTGGCGGAGGGTTTAACGGATGCTTCTATCAGCCTACCGTGTTAGATGATGTGCCTCTAGATGCTAAAATAGTCTGGGAGGAAACTTTTGGTCCTGTAGTTACCATTATTGAGGTCGTAAATGAAGACGAAGCTCTGACGCTAGCTAGTAAGTCAAGATACGGTTTAGATGCTTGCGTATTCACAAAGAACTTCTACCGTATGTGGAAAGTAGCTAAGGGGCTTGAGGTGGGTGAGGTAACAATAAATGATCTACCTAGGCACGGCGTTGGGTACTTCCCGTTCGGTGGCTGGAAGGAATCGGGCATAGGGAGGGAGGGGATAGGGTATAGCATTGATGAAATGACTAAACTCAAAAC